One genomic window of Cellulophaga sp. Hel_I_12 includes the following:
- the rho gene encoding transcription termination factor Rho: MFEISDLKSKKLPELQEIADGLKVPKYKTLKKLDLVYQILDVQAANPKVVQEALGKTVTAPAEKPQVRTPRPKKPRVQKTANNPEKKEDKKERIVANKPNPRPVNKDNTSKPAQEQKAETTKEVPTAPKKNTNNPNQKKDFQKKTPVHTNQNQNTNPNQNKPNPRQKQEKNNNFDKDLKNRYKEPEYEFDSIIASEGVLDIMQDGYGFLRSSDYNYLSSPDDIYVSQSQIRLFGLKTGDTVLGNVRPPKEGEKYFPLIKVNKINGIDPQVVRDRVSFEHLTPLFPQEKFNLSDRQGTISTRIIDLFSPIGKGQRGMIVAQPKTGKTMLLKDIANGIAANHPEVYQIILLIDERPEEVTDMQRNVRGEVVASTFDKEATEHVRVANIVLEKAKRLVECGHDVVILLDSITRLARAYNTVQPASGKVLSGGVDANALHKPKRFFGAARNIEGGGSLSIIATALTETGSKMDEVIFEEFKGTGNMELQLDRKISNRRIFPAIDLTSSSTRRDDLLLDETTIQRMWILRKYLADMNPVEAMEFIEQRIKQTKNNEEFLLTMSQ, translated from the coding sequence ATGTTTGAGATTTCAGATTTAAAATCAAAAAAGCTTCCTGAGTTGCAGGAAATTGCAGACGGTTTAAAAGTACCCAAGTACAAAACCTTAAAAAAATTAGACCTAGTTTATCAAATTTTAGACGTTCAGGCTGCAAACCCAAAAGTAGTTCAAGAGGCACTCGGTAAAACAGTAACTGCCCCTGCCGAAAAACCACAAGTCAGAACACCAAGACCTAAGAAACCAAGAGTTCAAAAAACGGCAAATAATCCTGAAAAAAAAGAGGACAAAAAGGAAAGGATTGTCGCTAACAAACCAAATCCAAGACCTGTAAATAAGGACAATACTTCAAAACCAGCACAAGAACAAAAGGCTGAAACTACAAAAGAAGTACCAACCGCTCCAAAAAAGAATACGAACAATCCGAATCAAAAAAAGGATTTTCAAAAAAAGACACCGGTTCACACCAATCAGAATCAAAATACCAATCCGAATCAAAATAAACCTAATCCACGCCAAAAGCAGGAAAAGAACAATAATTTTGATAAAGATCTTAAAAACAGGTATAAAGAGCCTGAATATGAGTTCGACAGTATTATTGCTAGTGAAGGAGTTTTAGACATTATGCAAGACGGCTATGGTTTCTTGCGCTCCTCAGATTATAACTATTTATCATCTCCCGATGATATTTATGTTTCACAATCACAAATTAGATTGTTTGGATTAAAAACTGGTGACACCGTTTTAGGAAATGTACGTCCACCAAAAGAAGGTGAGAAATATTTTCCTTTAATAAAAGTGAATAAAATAAATGGTATAGATCCTCAAGTGGTTCGTGATCGAGTTTCTTTTGAGCATTTAACACCTTTATTCCCTCAAGAAAAATTTAATTTATCAGACCGTCAAGGCACTATATCCACCAGAATTATCGATTTGTTTTCTCCCATAGGAAAAGGACAAAGGGGTATGATTGTAGCGCAACCAAAAACGGGTAAAACCATGTTGCTAAAAGACATTGCAAATGGTATTGCAGCCAACCACCCTGAGGTATATCAGATTATTTTATTAATAGATGAACGCCCGGAAGAAGTTACAGATATGCAACGCAATGTGCGTGGTGAAGTAGTGGCTTCGACTTTTGATAAAGAAGCAACAGAGCACGTTCGCGTAGCCAACATTGTTTTAGAAAAAGCAAAACGACTGGTAGAATGTGGGCACGATGTGGTTATTTTATTAGATTCTATTACAAGACTCGCAAGAGCTTACAATACAGTTCAACCAGCCTCCGGAAAGGTACTAAGTGGTGGTGTTGATGCCAATGCACTGCACAAGCCCAAACGTTTTTTCGGTGCGGCTAGAAATATTGAAGGTGGCGGATCACTATCTATCATCGCTACCGCCCTAACCGAAACTGGATCTAAAATGGACGAAGTTATCTTTGAAGAGTTTAAAGGAACAGGAAATATGGAACTTCAGTTAGATCGTAAAATATCGAATAGAAGAATTTTCCCTGCTATTGATCTTACTTCTTCTAGCACCCGTAGGGATGATTTACTTTTAGATGAAACTACCATACAGCGCATGTGGATTTTACGTAAATATTTAGCAGATATGAACCCAGTAGAAGCAATGGAGTTTATTGAGCAACGCATTAAACAAACTAAAAATAATGAAGAGTTTTTATTGACTATGAGTCAATAA
- the rpsT gene encoding 30S ribosomal protein S20, giving the protein MANHKSALKRIRRNEAVRLRNKYQHKTMRNALRKLRAEEDKKAAETLYPTVVSMIDRLAKRNIIHSNKAANLKSKLSKQIASL; this is encoded by the coding sequence ATGGCAAATCACAAGTCAGCATTAAAAAGAATTAGAAGAAACGAAGCAGTACGTTTACGTAATAAGTACCAACACAAAACAATGCGTAATGCGTTGAGAAAATTGCGTGCTGAAGAAGATAAAAAAGCTGCAGAGACCTTATATCCTACTGTTGTTAGTATGATTGATAGATTAGCGAAGCGAAATATCATACATTCAAACAAGGCTGCTAACTTAAAAAGTAAATTATCTAAGCAAATAGCTTCGTTATAA
- the proS gene encoding proline--tRNA ligase has translation MSKKLTKRSEDYSKWYNELVVQADLAENSGVRGCMVIKPYGYAIWEKMQAALDKRFKETGHENAYFPIFIPKSYLSKEASHVEGFAKECAVVTHYRLKNAEDGSGIIVDPDAKLEEELIVRPTSETIIWDTYRRWIQSYRDLPILINQWANVVRWEMRTRLFLRTAEFLWQEGHTAHATEAEAISEAKQMMEVYAEFAEEFMAMPVIKGTKTESERFAGALDTYCIEALMQDGKALQAGTSHFLGQNFAKAFDVKFATKEGTQEYVWATSWGVSTRLMGALVMTHSDDLGLVLPPKLAPIQVVIVPIYKGLEQLDLISERVQPLVKDLRAKGISVKFDDRDTYKPGFKFAEYELKGVPVRLAIGQRDMDNQTFEVARRDTLEKETVAAALVLDKIEFLLEDIQQNIYKKAFDFRENHITEVNSYEEFKKVLEAKGGFIAAHWDGSKETEEKVKNETKATIRCIPIDAVLEEGACMVTGKPSNKRVLFAKAY, from the coding sequence ATGAGTAAAAAATTAACGAAAAGAAGCGAAGATTATTCTAAATGGTATAATGAATTAGTTGTACAAGCTGATCTAGCTGAAAACTCTGGTGTAAGAGGCTGTATGGTTATAAAACCTTATGGATATGCTATCTGGGAAAAAATGCAGGCGGCTTTAGATAAAAGATTTAAAGAGACAGGTCACGAGAATGCTTATTTCCCAATATTTATTCCAAAATCGTATTTAAGTAAAGAAGCGAGCCACGTTGAAGGTTTTGCGAAGGAATGTGCGGTAGTTACGCACTATAGGCTTAAAAATGCAGAAGATGGGAGCGGAATTATTGTAGATCCTGATGCTAAATTAGAAGAAGAGCTAATTGTGAGACCAACTTCTGAAACTATAATTTGGGATACTTATAGACGATGGATTCAATCCTATAGAGATTTACCAATTTTAATAAACCAATGGGCTAATGTGGTGCGTTGGGAAATGCGAACGCGATTATTTTTGCGTACCGCTGAATTTTTATGGCAAGAAGGCCATACGGCACATGCCACCGAAGCAGAAGCCATTAGTGAAGCAAAGCAAATGATGGAGGTTTATGCTGAGTTTGCAGAAGAATTTATGGCAATGCCCGTTATCAAAGGAACGAAAACAGAAAGTGAGCGCTTTGCAGGAGCTTTAGATACCTATTGTATAGAAGCTTTGATGCAAGATGGGAAGGCCTTACAAGCAGGTACATCGCATTTTTTAGGGCAAAATTTTGCAAAGGCATTTGATGTAAAATTCGCTACAAAAGAAGGAACCCAAGAATATGTGTGGGCTACTTCATGGGGTGTTTCAACACGATTGATGGGGGCTTTAGTTATGACCCATAGCGATGATCTTGGTTTGGTTTTACCTCCAAAATTAGCACCGATACAAGTAGTAATTGTACCTATTTACAAGGGACTAGAGCAGTTAGATTTAATTTCAGAAAGAGTGCAGCCTCTAGTAAAAGACCTAAGAGCAAAAGGGATCTCCGTTAAATTTGACGATAGAGATACGTATAAACCAGGGTTTAAATTTGCGGAGTACGAGCTCAAAGGCGTACCAGTTCGTTTGGCTATCGGTCAAAGAGATATGGATAACCAAACTTTTGAAGTTGCACGTCGTGATACCTTAGAAAAAGAAACTGTAGCGGCAGCTCTTGTTTTGGATAAAATTGAATTTTTATTAGAAGATATTCAACAAAATATTTACAAAAAAGCCTTCGATTTCCGTGAAAATCATATTACTGAGGTAAATAGCTACGAAGAATTTAAAAAAGTTTTAGAGGCAAAAGGTGGTTTTATCGCGGCCCATTGGGATGGTAGTAAAGAGACAGAAGAAAAAGTTAAAAACGAGACCAAGGCTACTATACGTTGTATTCCCATAGATGCAGTTCTGGAAGAAGGGGCTTGTATGGTAACTGGAAAACCCTCTAATAAAAGGGTGTTATTTGCTAAGGCATATTAA
- a CDS encoding OmpP1/FadL family transporter → MKKYLIVTSLLVCSYVTAQNINDVLRYSTDNTQGTARYQAMSGAFGALGGDLSSLNVNPAGSAVFNNSLISFTGSNYNVKNIAGASPEISTNNPALNQIGGVFVFKTLNQDTDWKKISVALNYDRVQNFDNSISSRYSTATGIDQYFLNFAQGTPLGPIKLQDGEFIEDAYLDIGASLGYGNQQAFLGIFGGIIDAVDPNDDANVDYVSLTKYSSTVNQNYRKTSFGYNDKFTANVATQYQNNLYLGASLNFHSIFSDQLTEISESGYDSDSQVRSASFDNFLRTQGTAFSFSLGAIAKLNENIRVGGSYQSPTWYRLDDEFSQRINSNLADVDINFINFDVINLYERYTIKTPEKLTGSLALVFGKNGLLSVDYGYQDMSKAELKPESDPNFASENNFIRNQLQAVSSLRIGGEYRIERVSLRGGYRYEQSPYINNTIGDLNGASGGIGYDFGPSRLDFALSSAKQDRLSSILSTDASPSLNIATRNTNATLTYTVNF, encoded by the coding sequence ATGAAAAAATATCTTATCGTAACATCCCTATTGGTTTGTTCCTATGTTACTGCTCAAAACATAAATGATGTGTTAAGATACAGCACTGATAATACGCAAGGCACGGCTAGATACCAAGCCATGAGTGGGGCTTTTGGAGCTTTAGGAGGGGATTTGTCATCTCTAAATGTAAACCCGGCAGGCTCCGCTGTTTTCAACAATAGCTTAATAAGTTTTACTGGAAGCAATTATAATGTGAAAAATATTGCGGGAGCATCTCCTGAAATTTCTACTAATAATCCAGCCTTAAACCAAATTGGTGGTGTTTTTGTATTTAAAACTTTAAATCAAGACACGGATTGGAAAAAAATTAGTGTTGCTTTGAACTATGATCGAGTTCAGAATTTTGACAACAGCATTTCTTCGCGCTATTCAACAGCCACAGGAATTGACCAGTATTTTTTAAATTTTGCTCAAGGTACTCCCTTAGGCCCCATAAAATTACAGGATGGAGAATTCATTGAGGATGCCTATTTAGATATTGGCGCTAGCCTTGGATACGGCAATCAACAGGCTTTTTTAGGGATATTTGGAGGCATCATTGATGCAGTCGACCCCAATGATGATGCTAATGTTGATTATGTGAGTTTAACAAAATATAGCTCGACCGTAAATCAAAATTATAGAAAAACAAGTTTTGGGTATAATGACAAGTTTACGGCAAACGTGGCTACTCAATACCAAAACAATTTGTATCTCGGAGCTTCCTTAAATTTTCATAGTATTTTTTCTGATCAATTAACTGAAATCTCAGAGAGCGGTTATGATTCAGATTCTCAGGTACGTTCAGCTTCATTTGATAATTTTTTGAGAACACAAGGAACGGCTTTTTCATTCAGCTTAGGTGCTATAGCAAAGCTTAACGAAAACATTAGAGTTGGCGGAAGTTACCAATCGCCTACTTGGTATCGTTTAGATGATGAATTTTCACAACGCATTAATTCGAACTTAGCCGATGTGGATATTAATTTTATCAATTTTGACGTGATCAACTTATACGAAAGGTACACCATCAAAACACCTGAAAAATTAACGGGGAGTCTCGCTTTAGTTTTTGGTAAAAACGGACTTTTGAGCGTTGATTATGGATACCAAGATATGTCTAAAGCGGAATTAAAACCAGAATCTGATCCAAACTTCGCTTCTGAAAATAATTTTATTAGAAATCAATTACAAGCTGTTTCAAGCCTTAGAATTGGTGGGGAATACAGAATTGAGAGAGTTAGTTTACGCGGAGGATACAGGTATGAACAAAGTCCTTATATCAATAACACTATTGGTGATTTGAATGGAGCCTCAGGAGGTATTGGTTATGATTTTGGACCCAGCAGGCTTGATTTTGCTTTAAGTAGTGCCAAACAAGATAGATTAAGCTCTATTTTAAGTACTGACGCTTCACCCTCATTGAATATTGCCACTAGAAATACGAATGCTACTTTGACGTACACCGTAAATTTTTAA
- a CDS encoding T9SS type B sorting domain-containing protein, protein MRIVLYFFCCIGFTVSVAAQNSPDCRTAIPVCADMPYLGSADGIGDIEDFDPDVITESGCLEKGSVSEANIEHNTSWFVFRAGTDGQVGFDLESLSATAEWDFAVYGPDVDCVAISNGTAQPIRCNYEVNNTDFTGLGVNPENGQVGAPSVTQNLNTYDEWLEVTAGEIYYILINNFNTNFDGDPEPFSITFTGSSVNTNQNTALDCTLRDEFLGLDITACEGDPDITLSALRSPAGPDIANIRWSVDYEDDGIIDNNNLLSGPAAVAEELVIPSQIANSGRYFVEITTASGTPPTVVDDGGILITIFGPPVLQEVITLNSNLTNNPDQNNIEIIVEDLRGNGSFEYAINGGEFQDSSIFLDVPPGLNTVIINDKNGCGITDAIEFLVVGYPKFFTPNGDSTNDVWNIKGIETLADPVVFIFDRYGKLLKQLDAFSAWDGTYTGKEMPASDYWFRFEYNEAESGIVIAKTTQNHFSLKR, encoded by the coding sequence ATGAGAATAGTATTATATTTTTTTTGCTGTATAGGGTTTACTGTTAGTGTAGCTGCACAAAACTCCCCTGATTGTAGAACTGCAATTCCGGTATGTGCAGACATGCCTTATTTGGGATCAGCCGACGGAATAGGCGATATCGAAGATTTTGATCCCGACGTGATTACAGAGTCGGGCTGTTTAGAAAAGGGAAGTGTAAGTGAGGCAAACATAGAACACAATACCTCTTGGTTTGTGTTTAGGGCAGGAACTGATGGACAAGTTGGTTTTGACTTGGAATCGCTATCTGCAACGGCAGAATGGGATTTTGCGGTTTATGGCCCAGATGTGGATTGTGTGGCAATTAGCAACGGTACAGCACAACCTATTCGTTGTAATTACGAAGTGAATAATACCGATTTTACAGGTTTAGGTGTTAATCCTGAAAACGGACAAGTTGGTGCTCCTAGTGTAACTCAAAACCTAAACACTTATGATGAGTGGTTAGAGGTTACCGCCGGTGAGATTTATTATATTTTAATCAATAACTTTAATACCAATTTTGACGGTGACCCGGAGCCATTTTCTATTACATTCACAGGTAGTTCGGTCAATACCAATCAAAATACAGCCTTAGATTGTACCTTGCGTGATGAGTTTTTAGGCTTAGATATTACCGCTTGTGAAGGAGATCCAGATATTACCTTAAGTGCTTTACGCTCCCCAGCCGGTCCAGATATAGCGAATATACGATGGTCTGTAGATTATGAAGATGATGGTATTATTGATAATAATAACCTATTAAGCGGGCCAGCTGCGGTAGCAGAGGAATTAGTAATCCCTTCTCAAATAGCAAATTCAGGACGTTACTTTGTTGAAATTACGACAGCCTCAGGAACACCTCCGACCGTAGTTGATGATGGAGGAATTTTAATAACCATTTTTGGCCCTCCTGTTTTACAAGAGGTGATTACCTTAAATTCTAACCTAACGAATAACCCCGATCAGAATAATATTGAAATTATTGTTGAAGATTTAAGAGGCAATGGCTCTTTTGAATATGCCATAAATGGTGGCGAATTTCAGGATAGTTCCATTTTTTTAGACGTACCTCCGGGTTTAAATACTGTAATTATTAATGATAAAAATGGATGTGGAATTACAGATGCTATTGAGTTTTTAGTCGTAGGGTATCCTAAATTCTTTACGCCTAACGGAGATAGCACGAATGATGTTTGGAATATCAAAGGCATTGAGACCCTAGCTGATCCCGTTGTTTTTATCTTTGATCGTTATGGGAAATTATTAAAGCAATTAGATGCTTTTAGTGCTTGGGATGGCACGTATACAGGAAAAGAAATGCCAGCATCAGATTATTGGTTTCGCTTTGAATATAACGAAGCAGAAAGTGGTATTGTCATTGCGAAAACTACTCAAAATCACTTTTCCTTAAAACGATAA